The genomic stretch AATAAGCTATATTCTGTGTACATCAGAGTAAActcataaaaatgacataaaaggcatataaaaataaatatctctGATATAGAGAAATCTTAAATGTTGGGCACAGCAAgctgcatccgtgtccccccCAATTGGGTAAGGAAATTAGATCGCAGACGTCTGTGACAAAGCAGATTAATGTATTTGAAATATATTCAATAGCCTATATCCCACATAGTCCTAAATTTAGGGTAAAGGATAGAAGATAGTCAAATATGGTCTGTATATTGAACCATTGAACCAGTTCTCACACTGAAACAATGTATAGAGTTGGGACCAAGACACCTCGTCGTGTAGACGTCGCCttaaactgagcgcgtgcgaccaGCTCAGCGCGACCGGCCAAAGATAAGGAagagaacagcaggtggcgctgtacagatccaGTGTATTGCAGATGCAGAACTCACTACCTGCGGTTATAACAGACATGATggcggaggagaccacagacaccCAGATGACAGGACCGACAACTCTGATGGGACAGAAGTAGTCAGACATTTATTCcataaaaagggaaaaaacacaacaaatgccGCGTATAGTGCGGAAAGAAGCGTCACATTGTCACATCTCTACAGAAATAGGAAAAGCTGATTAATAATTATATGTTCCCCAAATGTGTCCCCGAAACATAAAGAAGCCCCTACAGCGACATCAGTGGAGGACGGGGAAGGGTTAATGATGCCCCCATGAGGTACGTGCACTCGGCGGTGTATCTCCGCTCCAGGATCCACACCTGTTACCTGCAGATCCTGACACGGATTTCCCCAGATCTCCCCCTCTGCATTGTAAAGGGAGAAATCCGCACGGACAATCCACCGGCCGCAGATCTCCGGATCCGCTCCGCAGGTCACTCCTGACGCAGGAAACTTCCGCTCCGTGTAGATGAGATACTGAGAATCCCATCTGCTTAGGCGGTATTATTTCACTCTGGAAAACCAGCAGGTAATACGCACCCCGCGCTTGTACCCGAAGGCCATCTGCGCACGTTGCGGAATACGCTCAGTCTTTCCAGGCGACTTCCCATGTGGAAAAACCGTAAGGAAttacagcaaagtgtatgagattaccccCATCACGTACACTTCGCCCATTATTTCCGTGCGGATTCCCAGATCTGCGGCCCGTCAgttatgtttgtggttttagctgcggatttcacccttttcagtgGAAAACCGCATCTTATCCGCACCAAAAACCGTAACCACACATTGCAGGTATTGGTGCGGATACGCTGCGGGTCTGATGGGCGTTCACCCGAACTCGTGTGCAGACGACGTAACTTTTCATTTGTCTCAAGCATCGATTCTGGATCTGATCTCCAAGGAATATAAAATAATCGTacagtaaccccccccccatagagCCGCCATATACATTGTGTGATCGGAGGCTCCGCCCATACAGCGCTATATAGTGACTTATAGGCGGAGATTATAACGGGACGTGGACGCATCGGCCTCAGCTTATTATTCTAACAGAGGCTCCAGACCACAACCAGAAGACAACATGTAGGGGTTCAGAGAAGGAGGCGGTGAAGGTGTGTAAGTGTCTGATGGGGTCACACAGCTGATAGAAGGACAGACGCCCGGCCTCATAGTCTAAGAAGACCCCAAGtctaggacatgttgtatctacactgaggggggatccgTCTGAGTCGTGATACACTCCACATTCTGCACCAGACATATACAAACACCAAGATTTATCATTATACATAATACTAGACTCCTCTCCTTCCCTTTCTATACTGGGATAGGACAGTCCGATGTCACATCTCCCTTTCAGGTTCCACTCTACCTCCCAGTAATGTCTTCCTGAGGAGAGGACACATCTGCTTAACACCTGGTCCCAATACAGGAACCTTCCCGGTGATTCTGGTCTGTCCTGTTTATCTTTAGATGCTGTTGCTGTTTTCAGATCTTCTGATATCTCCACATATTCATAAGCAGTGTCCTCATCCAGCAATATGTCTGGAACATGAAGCCCGAGCTCTGATGTGACATTGGTGACAATATCCCTTATAGATCGGTGTAAGGTCAGTGAGATCAGAACCTCATCCAGATCATCCTCAGACCTGCCCTCTCCACCATCTCTCCCTgtgtcctcatcatctccatgacCACATACTGTAATGTCACTTTCTTGTAGGAGTCTTATTGGGTCGGTGACATGACACATCTCCTCCACGTGACGCATCTTCCTGGACAGCTCGTCCTCCTCTATTTCCAGCTTCTTGATCAGATCAGATATCTGGGACACAATCTTCTCCTCCTGCCTGGAGATCTCGCTCAGCGCTTTCTTTTCTGCCATTTCCAGTTGTTCCTTAATGTCCATAAATAACTTCCTGACCTTCTTCCTCTTATCAGAGGCCTTCTCCTGGATATTCCTCTGACGATCCTGCAGATTCTGAAGTTTActctgaatttctgctttttgagggTTTAGTTCCTCCAGATATTTCCTCAGCTTCTCTTTCTCCTTCTCAGAGGCCACGTCCAGTAGCTCCACGTCATGTCCCTTGTGGTCTCCGGCCACCCAGCAGGACACACAGATACAGGCGGCGTCCATCGGACAATAGTATTTCAGCACCTCCTTGTGTGTGGAGCATTTTCTGTGCAGAAACGACACAGTAGGTTCAATCAGACTGTGATCCACTGACTTGTTATGGGCTCCGAGATGTTCATGGCACATGGAGGTCTCACACTGCAGACATGTCCTCACAGCCGGGACAGGAGACTTAGTACAGTAAGTACAGAAGATCCTGGTCTCCTCCATGTCAGGCTGAGCAGATAAGAAACGCTCCACTATGTTCCTCAGCTTCCTGTTCTTCTCCAGGGCCGGACGCCCCGGATATTCTGCTCTGCAGTCAGGACAGGAATACACTCCAGCTGCCTTCTGTGCATCCAGCGCACTCACAATACACGAGCGGCAGAAGTTGTGTCCACATCTCAGGGATACGGGGTCTGTATAGAGGCTCAGGCAGATGGAGCAGTCCAGCTCGGCCCTCAGATCAGCAGACGCCATTGTGGTACGGAGGAGCAGGAATCGAAAGGGCAAAGTCTCTTCTGATAAGAGGGCGGAGAGCTCCTGTAGAAGAATTAACCCCTGCAGCTCAGAGATTGCATTCCACTGAGAAAAAAGCAGAAAACCCACTAAACGTCAGAAATCCATCAGAAATGTTGGGGAGAGTAAAGCAAACTTCACCTCTGTCTCCTCCAGTCAGGACAATGAGACATGTGGAGTATCACAGGTGACCCCTGTAGGAGGCTGATGATGGGCTCCATCCTGAGGAGCAGCGAGGGCAATCTTCTCAGGAATCAAGCTGAATGGATTATTTTTCCTCccatcatcatttatttattaaaggggttctccgggattaacctttttttgcattaaaaaatctaacctgtggaggaaagattaGTGACCAGATACTTACCTTCCAAAGTGCAGCCGTTCAGGAGATCTGCCTCCCGGTCACGTGGTTCCTCCAGATGTCTTTTCTTTGCTTCTGGAATAGTCCATCTTCTTGTCTTCCGCTCCTCTCTTCCTGGCTTGAGCAGGAGACGGATCATCACTAAtgacgtcaccgcctcctgcGAGTCGAAGCGCCGGCCTCCATCTTCTTcacccgcgcaggcgcagtacgcACAGTTACAGTGCGCATGCGTCCGACTCTCTGCTCCCTGTCCGTCCACAttctcactgcgcatgcgccgtatcTCCGGTGAGTGAAGCGTCTTAAACTGCATCCTATAGCGATTATCCTACACTACTCAAAggactcaggctactttcacacttgcgttcagaacggatccgtttgcattaccatgaacaaaaaataaataaaaatatatatatattgtttttttttcatggtaatgcaaacggttccgttttgactttacattgaaagtcaatgggggacggatcagtttgaaaatagagccatatagtgtcaaattcaaacggatccgtccccattgacttccattgtctggacggatccgtttgcctccgcacggccaggcggacactcgaacggagcggagcccaaacgctgccagactgatgcattctgagcggatccgcatccactcagaatgcattagggctggacggatgcgttcggggccgcttgtcagagccttcaaacggaactcacaagcggagccccgaacgcaaatgtgaaagtagcctcatataATTAGTAGTGTAGAAAATAAAGGACTAATAAACTTGTACTTGTGCTTTT from Bufo gargarizans isolate SCDJY-AF-19 chromosome 8, ASM1485885v1, whole genome shotgun sequence encodes the following:
- the LOC122944593 gene encoding E3 ubiquitin/ISG15 ligase TRIM25-like — translated: MASADLRAELDCSICLSLYTDPVSLRCGHNFCRSCIVSALDAQKAAGVYSCPDCRAEYPGRPALEKNRKLRNIVERFLSAQPDMEETRIFCTYCTKSPVPAVRTCLQCETSMCHEHLGAHNKSVDHSLIEPTVSFLHRKCSTHKEVLKYYCPMDAACICVSCWVAGDHKGHDVELLDVASEKEKEKLRKYLEELNPQKAEIQSKLQNLQDRQRNIQEKASDKRKKVRKLFMDIKEQLEMAEKKALSEISRQEEKIVSQISDLIKKLEIEEDELSRKMRHVEEMCHVTDPIRLLQESDITVCGHGDDEDTGRDGGEGRSEDDLDEVLISLTLHRSIRDIVTNVTSELGLHVPDILLDEDTAYEYVEISEDLKTATASKDKQDRPESPGRFLYWDQVLSRCVLSSGRHYWEVEWNLKGRCDIGLSYPSIEREGEESSIMYNDKSWCLYMSGAECGVYHDSDGSPLSVDTTCPRLGVFLDYEAGRLSFYQLCDPIRHLHTFTASFSEPLHVVFWLWSGASVRIIS